In Methanosphaera sp. ISO3-F5, a genomic segment contains:
- a CDS encoding NAD(P)/FAD-dependent oxidoreductase encodes MSDVKEVDVLIIGAGPAGSMAAREASRNGARTLIIDKKSEIGTPKRCGEGIMDGVLESVGITADERWIARHIDGARLVAPDGTSAWFTSETLETPATGIILERKVFDKHVTMDAIRSGAEVMIKTEATGITREGDYLLVDIRSFNNEYSQIKARIVIGADGPEGRVSSWMGINTKVPLAEMESGAQYEMTNLKMEKSDTIEFYFGSVAPGGYAWIFPKGYDTANVGIDVSGVKGDKTALEYLDDFVKNNPETCDGQIVEVNVGGNPLCGVFDTLIADNFMLVGDAAGCVSPITGGGIDTGLESGMIAGRVAARAIRENDVSVDNLREYADYVDEHIGKKFRKLITVRDFIYNLDDDDMNEYLGAIARANITKLSTRSLLKAMIKVSPRKLLKLRKLL; translated from the coding sequence ATGAGTGATGTTAAAGAAGTTGATGTATTAATTATTGGTGCTGGTCCTGCTGGTAGTATGGCTGCTCGTGAGGCTAGCCGTAATGGTGCCAGAACATTAATTATTGATAAGAAGTCAGAGATTGGAACGCCTAAACGTTGCGGTGAGGGCATAATGGATGGTGTTCTTGAAAGTGTTGGCATTACTGCTGATGAACGATGGATTGCAAGACATATTGATGGTGCACGTCTTGTTGCACCTGATGGAACTAGTGCATGGTTTACCTCAGAGACTTTGGAAACTCCGGCCACTGGAATAATATTGGAACGTAAAGTGTTTGACAAGCATGTTACAATGGATGCTATTCGTAGTGGTGCTGAGGTTATGATTAAAACGGAAGCTACTGGGATAACCCGTGAAGGGGATTATTTACTTGTGGATATTAGAAGTTTTAATAATGAGTATTCCCAGATAAAGGCTCGGATTGTTATTGGAGCTGATGGTCCGGAAGGTCGTGTGTCTAGTTGGATGGGAATTAACACTAAAGTTCCTCTTGCAGAGATGGAGTCTGGAGCTCAGTATGAGATGACTAATCTTAAGATGGAAAAGAGCGATACTATCGAGTTTTATTTTGGTAGTGTTGCACCTGGTGGTTATGCTTGGATATTCCCTAAGGGTTATGATACTGCTAATGTAGGTATTGATGTTTCTGGTGTTAAAGGAGATAAAACTGCACTGGAGTATCTTGATGATTTTGTGAAAAATAATCCTGAAACTTGTGATGGTCAGATTGTTGAGGTTAATGTTGGTGGTAATCCATTGTGTGGTGTTTTTGACACTCTAATTGCGGATAATTTTATGCTTGTGGGTGATGCTGCAGGTTGTGTGAGTCCTATTACTGGTGGAGGTATTGACACTGGACTTGAAAGTGGTATGATAGCAGGACGTGTTGCTGCCCGTGCTATCAGAGAGAATGATGTTTCCGTGGATAATTTACGTGAATATGCTGATTATGTTGATGAGCATATTGGTAAAAAGTTCAGGAAACTTATTACTGTTCGTGATTTTATTTATAATTTGGATGATGATGATATGAATGAGTATTTGGGTGCTATTGCTCGTGCTAACATCACTAAGCTCTCTACCAGATCATTGCTTAAGGCTATGATTAAGGTATCTCCTAGAAAGTTGTTGAAGTTACGTAAACTACTTTAA
- a CDS encoding M48 family metallopeptidase — protein MKFNEIKINDIIIEYYVEYRNVKYIRYELRDGVLRLVLPKRSKINVEEQIHKKDKWLYKKIKQYRKNLEKNRLLTSDKKLENRSLIELKYLVNGFVEEYEKKLNVNVNRIQYRSMVHKWGSCSSLRNITLSKDLRFLPDALVRYIVYHEMSHIIVMAHNDKFYELIKKEFENYKKYDEELEQYLYLINKNN, from the coding sequence ATGAAGTTTAATGAAATTAAAATTAATGATATTATAATAGAGTACTATGTGGAGTATCGTAATGTAAAATATATACGTTATGAATTAAGGGATGGAGTTTTAAGGCTCGTACTTCCCAAACGTAGTAAAATTAATGTTGAAGAACAAATTCATAAAAAGGATAAATGGTTGTATAAGAAGATTAAGCAATACCGGAAAAACTTGGAGAAAAACAGGTTATTAACCTCGGATAAGAAGTTAGAAAACAGGTCATTAATTGAATTAAAGTATTTGGTTAATGGCTTTGTTGAGGAGTATGAAAAGAAATTAAATGTTAATGTTAACAGGATACAGTATAGGTCAATGGTACATAAGTGGGGTAGTTGTAGCAGTCTCAGAAACATTACATTATCAAAGGATCTTAGATTTTTGCCGGATGCTCTTGTGAGGTATATTGTTTATCATGAAATGTCACATATTATCGTGATGGCCCATAATGATAAGTTCTATGAACTAATAAAAAAGGAATTTGAAAATTATAAGAAATATGATGAAGAATTAGAACAATACCTTTATCTTATTAACAAGAATAACTGA
- a CDS encoding Cdc6/Cdc18 family protein, with protein MSILEEIMQTDSSVFKNQDIFNINYLPEIIHGRDQELKSILINIKPILTNNKVLNTIIMGNPSTGKTTVIKHALLEIENYTDIKTCYINCNIQNTLRKIYTQIFKLLFEIQPRSNVATEIIQEKIMEKLEQEPLILVFDDLNTLSEPDTNKLINELFRANEYYHTNIAIIIIVNNILFKYSLEKSAQSILHCNEIIFTDYTEEQMYSILKTRCDKGFKPGVINDQQIKKITKTAKEHSSLRWGLKVLNALGLKIETENRDKITDNDIMNFTL; from the coding sequence ATGAGCATACTCGAAGAAATAATGCAAACAGACAGCTCAGTATTCAAAAACCAAGACATATTCAACATAAACTACCTACCCGAAATAATACACGGCAGAGACCAAGAACTAAAAAGCATACTAATAAACATCAAACCCATACTAACAAACAACAAAGTACTAAACACAATAATCATGGGAAACCCCAGCACAGGAAAAACAACAGTAATAAAACACGCACTACTAGAAATAGAAAACTACACAGACATAAAAACATGCTACATCAACTGCAACATCCAAAACACACTAAGAAAAATATACACCCAAATATTCAAACTACTATTCGAAATACAACCAAGAAGCAACGTAGCAACAGAAATAATACAAGAAAAAATAATGGAAAAACTAGAACAAGAACCACTAATACTAGTATTCGACGACCTAAACACACTATCAGAGCCAGACACAAACAAACTAATCAACGAACTATTCCGAGCAAACGAATACTACCACACAAACATAGCAATAATAATCATAGTAAACAACATACTATTCAAATACTCACTAGAAAAAAGCGCACAAAGCATACTACACTGCAACGAAATAATATTCACAGACTACACAGAAGAACAAATGTACTCCATACTAAAAACAAGATGCGACAAAGGATTCAAACCAGGAGTCATAAACGACCAACAAATAAAAAAAATAACAAAAACAGCAAAAGAACACTCAAGCCTAAGATGGGGACTAAAAGTACTAAACGCACTAGGACTAAAAATAGAAACAGAAAACAGAGACAAAATAACAGACAACGACATAATGAACTTCACACTATGA